The proteins below come from a single Falco rusticolus isolate bFalRus1 chromosome 8, bFalRus1.pri, whole genome shotgun sequence genomic window:
- the KCNMB1 gene encoding calcium-activated potassium channel subunit beta-1: protein MLGKKLVTAQKRGETRALCLGLGMVACSTMMYFFIGITIVPFYTKSVWTTESVCQVLKANIKDKALCPNSEGSEDGDTFPYPCLQVWVNLTASGQEVMLYQTEDTLERNPKCSYVPGKSENSKEVKARIEIIASNFKKYQTFPCYYDPGGTQTNVILSRLYPPKGLLFAFLWPTLMFTGGCLIIVLVKISQYFSVLSARQ from the exons ATGTTGGGAAAAAAGTTGGTGACTGCACAGAAGCGAGGGGAGACAAGAGCCCTGTGCCTGGGACTGGGAATGGTTGCGTGCTCCACGATGATGTACTTTTTTATTGGGATCACCATTGTGCCATTCTACACTAAAAG tgTGTGGACAACAGAAAGTGTGTGCCAGGTACTCAAAGCCAACATCAAGGATAAAGCACTCTGCCCAAACAGCGAAGGCTCAGAGGATGGGGATACCTTTCCTTACCCCTGCCTGCAGGTGTGGGTAAATCTGACAGCCTCAGGACAAGAGGTGATGCTGTATCAGACTGAAGATACACTGGAAAGAAACCCTAAG TGTTCGTACGTCCCAGGCAAGTCGGAGAACTCTAAAGAAGTTAAAGCACGAATAGAAATAATTGCAAGCAATTTCAAAAAATACCAGACTTTCCCGTGCTACTATGACCCAGGAGGAACGCAGACCAATGTCATTTTAAGCAGACTTTATCCCCCAAAAGGcctcctttttgctttcctttggcCTACACTCATGTTTACAGGTGGATGCCTGATTATTGTTCTAGTAAAAATTagtcagtatttttctgttctttctgctcGGCAGTAG